From a single Planococcus shenhongbingii genomic region:
- the larE gene encoding ATP-dependent sacrificial sulfur transferase LarE gives MTATIEKNNRLGEILKGMNRVIVAFSGGVDSTLVLKRAQQELGSDNVLAVVVASELFRKEEFEGAVQLAKALGANVLETEIRELEDEGVAANTPDSWYFSKKLLYGQLNQLARELGYDWVLDGMIMDDLDDFRPGLRARTEAGARSVLQEADLYKREVRELSKALELPVWDKPASCSLSSRIPYGERLDKEKIRQVDEAEKFISKLGVDMVRVRHHGNTARIEVAPEQMAKLLKHRERILLKLSALGFQYISIDLRGYRTGSMNEVLSEEEMEDKAN, from the coding sequence ATGACAGCAACTATCGAAAAAAACAACAGGCTTGGTGAGATTCTGAAAGGCATGAACCGCGTCATCGTGGCATTCTCAGGCGGCGTCGACAGCACATTGGTGCTGAAGCGGGCACAGCAGGAGCTGGGCAGCGACAATGTTCTGGCTGTAGTCGTGGCATCGGAACTGTTCCGCAAAGAGGAGTTTGAAGGTGCTGTACAACTGGCGAAAGCGCTCGGGGCGAATGTCCTTGAAACCGAAATCCGGGAGCTCGAAGACGAAGGCGTCGCGGCGAACACGCCGGACAGCTGGTATTTCAGCAAGAAGCTGCTTTATGGACAGTTGAACCAATTGGCGAGAGAACTGGGCTATGATTGGGTCCTCGACGGCATGATCATGGACGACTTGGATGATTTCCGCCCGGGGCTCCGCGCCCGTACGGAAGCGGGTGCGCGCAGCGTCCTGCAGGAAGCGGACCTCTACAAACGCGAAGTGCGCGAACTGTCGAAAGCGCTGGAGCTTCCGGTATGGGACAAGCCGGCATCGTGCAGCCTGTCTTCCCGCATTCCGTACGGTGAACGCCTCGACAAAGAGAAAATCCGCCAAGTCGATGAAGCGGAGAAATTCATCAGCAAGCTGGGCGTGGACATGGTGCGTGTCCGCCACCACGGCAACACGGCCCGCATCGAAGTGGCGCCGGAACAGATGGCAAAGCTGCTGAAGCACCGCGAGCGGATCCTGCTGAAGCTGTCGGCGCTCGGCTTTCAGTACATTTCCATCGACCTCCGCGGCTACCGCACAGGCAGCATGAACGAAGTGCTGTCGGAAGAAGAGATGGAAGACAAGGCCAACTGA
- the larA gene encoding nickel-dependent lactate racemase has translation MKTELLYGKDGITLDLPDTAFVIEPKNLPKLENDREAIRQALRSPINAKPLRESVMATDTVSIVISDITRPTPNHILVPALIEELGHVPLENFVIINGTGTHRDQTREEFVGMLGEWVVDNIRIINNHCHDKDTLVHVGRSRFGCDVYLNKDYVESDFRIVTGFIEPHFFAGFSGGPKGMMPGIAGIETIMTFHNARMIGDPLATWGNMENNPVQDMTREINGMCKPDFMLNVTLNREKDITAIFAGELYEAHDRGCKFAKEHAMLRCSERFDVVIASNSGYPLDQNLYQAVKGMSAAHKIVKEGGTIIIASECSDGLPDHGNFKKIFGMAKSPQELLDMINNPEFKVFDQWQVQKQAVIQVWADIYVYSKLTDEQVESAMLKPTHNIEATIEELKKKYGEGMSIAVLPLGPLTIPYVEETVTVE, from the coding sequence ATGAAAACAGAACTGCTTTATGGAAAAGACGGCATCACCTTGGATCTTCCGGACACTGCTTTTGTCATCGAACCGAAAAACCTTCCGAAACTGGAAAATGACCGGGAAGCGATCCGGCAGGCGCTCCGCAGCCCGATTAATGCGAAGCCGCTGCGCGAATCCGTCATGGCGACGGACACCGTGTCGATCGTCATTTCCGACATCACGCGCCCGACGCCGAACCACATCCTGGTGCCGGCGCTGATCGAGGAATTAGGCCACGTGCCGCTTGAGAACTTCGTCATCATCAATGGCACCGGCACGCACCGCGACCAGACCCGCGAAGAATTCGTCGGGATGCTCGGCGAATGGGTGGTCGACAACATCCGCATCATCAACAACCATTGCCATGACAAAGACACGCTCGTCCATGTCGGCCGCAGCCGCTTCGGCTGCGACGTCTACCTGAATAAGGATTACGTCGAATCAGATTTCCGCATCGTCACAGGCTTTATCGAACCCCATTTCTTTGCGGGCTTCTCCGGCGGACCGAAAGGCATGATGCCGGGAATCGCCGGAATCGAGACCATCATGACGTTCCACAATGCCCGGATGATCGGCGACCCGCTCGCCACCTGGGGCAATATGGAGAACAACCCGGTGCAGGACATGACGCGTGAAATCAACGGGATGTGCAAGCCGGATTTCATGCTAAACGTGACGCTGAACCGGGAAAAGGACATCACCGCCATCTTCGCCGGCGAGCTCTACGAAGCGCACGACCGGGGCTGCAAATTTGCCAAAGAGCACGCTATGCTGCGCTGCAGCGAGCGCTTTGACGTCGTCATCGCGTCAAACTCGGGCTACCCGCTCGATCAGAATCTGTACCAGGCTGTCAAAGGCATGAGCGCCGCACATAAAATTGTCAAAGAAGGCGGCACGATCATCATTGCATCCGAATGCTCGGACGGCCTGCCGGACCACGGCAATTTCAAGAAGATCTTCGGCATGGCAAAGTCGCCGCAGGAGCTGCTTGACATGATCAACAATCCGGAATTTAAAGTGTTCGACCAGTGGCAGGTGCAAAAACAAGCCGTCATCCAGGTATGGGCGGACATCTACGTCTATTCGAAACTGACCGACGAGCAGGTTGAAAGCGCCATGCTGAAGCCGACGCACAATATTGAAGCGACCATCGAAGAATTGAAGAAAAAATACGGGGAGGGCATGTCGATTGCGGTATTGCCGCTCGGCCCGCTGACGATTCCGTACGTTGAAGAAACAGTAACTGTGGAATAA
- a CDS encoding 2-keto-3-deoxygluconate permease, which translates to MNIKDTIEKVPGGLMVVPLMLGATLNTIDQLHLPFVQSFLKRLGAAPTEEGFYEFLRIGGFSQELFKDGALVLIALFLFCIGSQMNMKVGAKALKKGVLLTGSKYLGGVAVGVAFGFFFDPWHGLLGLSTLAIIAGMTNSNGGLYAALTGQYGNRSDVGGLSVLSLNDGPFFTLVALGLMGTAFPVIAFIAVLLPLGIGMLLGNLDPKIREFLKPGETLTIPFFAFALGAGMNLANFFNPEVLAGGLALAFLTFFVTALLGILVFKIFKEKSFIAPIAESSTAGNAAATPAAILAAAAVAVSSGAMSAAEYAQLESIVPIATAQISISTITTALLCPVGVILMDRYQRRRGIDGRLDEVENVPQNVKTKEAIDN; encoded by the coding sequence GTCCCGTTAATGCTTGGCGCTACTCTGAACACAATCGATCAGCTTCACTTGCCGTTTGTCCAGAGCTTTCTGAAGCGGCTGGGTGCGGCACCGACAGAAGAAGGCTTCTACGAGTTTCTCCGCATCGGCGGATTCTCCCAGGAATTGTTCAAAGACGGTGCATTGGTGCTGATCGCTTTGTTCCTTTTCTGCATCGGCAGCCAGATGAACATGAAAGTCGGCGCCAAGGCATTGAAAAAAGGTGTGCTATTGACCGGTTCCAAATATCTTGGAGGCGTGGCGGTCGGGGTGGCATTCGGATTCTTCTTTGATCCATGGCATGGCCTGCTCGGCCTCTCGACACTTGCCATAATCGCCGGAATGACCAACAGCAACGGCGGCCTGTATGCGGCATTGACTGGCCAATACGGCAACCGTTCCGACGTCGGCGGGTTGTCTGTCCTGTCGCTCAATGACGGCCCGTTCTTCACATTGGTGGCGCTTGGCCTGATGGGGACTGCATTCCCGGTCATCGCGTTTATCGCCGTCCTGCTGCCGCTTGGAATCGGCATGCTTTTAGGAAACCTGGACCCGAAAATCCGCGAATTCCTGAAGCCGGGTGAGACGCTGACCATTCCGTTCTTCGCATTCGCACTTGGGGCCGGCATGAACTTGGCCAACTTCTTCAATCCGGAAGTCCTGGCTGGCGGATTGGCACTTGCCTTCCTGACGTTCTTTGTGACGGCCTTGCTGGGCATACTGGTGTTCAAGATTTTCAAAGAGAAAAGCTTTATCGCACCCATCGCGGAATCTTCAACGGCAGGGAATGCGGCTGCCACGCCTGCGGCCATCCTGGCAGCTGCTGCGGTGGCGGTAAGTTCAGGCGCTATGTCAGCGGCGGAATATGCGCAGCTTGAAAGCATTGTGCCGATCGCGACCGCCCAAATCTCCATTTCGACAATCACTACTGCGCTGCTATGCCCGGTCGGTGTGATCCTGATGGACAGATACCAGCGTAGAAGAGGCATTGACGGCCGATTGGATGAAGTGGAAAATGTACCGCAAAATGTCAAAACCAAAGAAGCCATCGACAACTAA